Proteins encoded in a region of the Amia ocellicauda isolate fAmiCal2 chromosome 19, fAmiCal2.hap1, whole genome shotgun sequence genome:
- the LOC136714283 gene encoding golgin subfamily A member 6-like protein 2: protein MTSNIKQENVNLSKWEVLKLLEKCRKERDDTLQREGALRERVRIYETRIRSQNEGLRQKIKRLSFDNKELRKTVKRLRTDLGLESDPQFQGKTTKDIIHELREKVQQCSAILEENRKLSQAVDKLTSELANTATSKMILEERVSSLQRDLKDMTTNQRRLVKLWEDKRAEREHFSLPAISHRTVPRQVCNKSVQTGMILQVHQKCPSKSLEVTQDRRERETSADLKPPPIERRLYSPSNTEKYKGFHNSKQHI, encoded by the coding sequence ATGACCTCAAATATAAAGCAAGAAAATGTTAACCTTTCAAAATGGGAGGTTTTAAAACTGCTGGAAAAATGTAGAAAAGAAAGAGACGACACCTTGCAGAGAGAAGGTGCGCTCAGAGAGAGAGTCCGAATATATGAAACCAGGATAAGATCTCAAAACGAGGGACTGAGACAGAAAATTAAACGTCTTTCTTTCGACAACAAAGAGCTGCGCAAAACCGTGAAGAGACTCAGGACGGATCTGGGGCTGGAGTCGGATCCCCAATTCCAAGGGAAGACCACGAAGGATATCATCCATGAACTGCGAGAAAAAGTGCAGCAATGCAGCGCTATCTTGGAAGAAAACCGAAAGCTAAGCCAAGCAGTGGATAAACTTACATCTGAGCTGGCCAACACTGCAACATCCAAAATGATCTTAGAGGAGCGCGTTTCATCTTTGCAACGTGATCTCAAAGACATGACCACCAACCAGCGGCGTCTGGTGAAGCTGTGGGAAGACAAGAGGGCCGAAAGAGAGCACTTCTCCCTGCCGGCCATCTCTCACAGGACTGTCCCACGACAGGTCTGCAACAAATCTGTCCAGACCGGGATGATCCTACAGGTGCATCAGAAATGTCCTAGCAAATCTCTGGAGGTGACCCAAGAtcggcgagagagagagacctctgCAGACCTCAAACCTCCCCCCATCGAGAGGAGACTTTATTCACCCTCCAACACAGAGAAATACAAAGGCTTCCACAATTCAAAGCAACACATCTGA